From the Nitrospira sp. genome, one window contains:
- a CDS encoding TIGR03862 family flavoprotein gives MKIAIIGGGPAGLMAAESASAAGAQVDLYDAMPSVGRKFLLAGKGGLNLTHSEPVEKMLSRYGMRRTQIAPLLAGFGPEALRAWVKGLGIETFVGSSGRVFPKDMKSAPLLRAWLRRLRQAGVRFHVRHRWLGWDAQGALQFDSPEGKQLVRADAVILALGGGSWPQLGSDAAWVPWLAQRGVSVSPLRPANCGFDIAWTEIFKKKFAGHPVKSVALKIQTPAGGEKWQQGEFVVTSTGVEGGVIYSMSALLRDELATKGFAVLRLDLAPDRDLSGLTNDLAKPRGKKTMATHLERRLGMTGVKVGLLREVVSKEDFADPAKLAAAIKSLSLKLIATRPLAESISSAGGVIFEAVDARLMLREVPGVFCAGEMLDWEAPTGGYLLTACFASGRAAGAGAVAWFTPR, from the coding sequence ATGAAGATTGCGATTATCGGAGGCGGTCCGGCAGGCCTGATGGCTGCGGAGAGTGCGAGCGCAGCGGGAGCGCAGGTGGACTTGTATGACGCCATGCCGTCGGTCGGGCGCAAATTCTTGCTGGCCGGGAAGGGTGGACTGAATCTCACGCATTCCGAGCCGGTCGAGAAAATGCTGTCGCGGTATGGGATGCGGCGGACTCAGATCGCTCCGCTCCTGGCCGGCTTTGGACCGGAGGCCCTGCGCGCCTGGGTCAAGGGACTGGGGATTGAGACATTTGTAGGATCGTCCGGTCGGGTGTTTCCGAAAGACATGAAGTCGGCTCCGTTGCTGCGGGCCTGGCTGCGGCGACTCCGTCAGGCCGGCGTTCGCTTTCATGTGCGGCATCGCTGGCTTGGATGGGATGCGCAAGGCGCGCTGCAGTTCGACTCTCCCGAGGGGAAGCAGCTCGTTCGGGCCGACGCGGTGATCCTCGCGCTCGGCGGAGGGAGTTGGCCGCAACTGGGTTCGGATGCGGCCTGGGTGCCGTGGCTTGCGCAGCGCGGCGTCTCGGTGAGTCCGTTGCGCCCGGCCAATTGCGGGTTCGATATTGCCTGGACGGAAATTTTCAAGAAGAAGTTCGCCGGCCATCCGGTGAAGTCTGTGGCGTTGAAAATTCAGACGCCGGCGGGCGGAGAAAAGTGGCAGCAAGGCGAATTCGTGGTGACCTCGACGGGCGTAGAGGGGGGCGTGATCTATTCGATGTCCGCACTGCTCCGTGATGAACTTGCCACCAAGGGATTCGCCGTCTTGCGGCTGGATTTGGCGCCTGACCGTGATCTCTCCGGTTTAACGAACGATCTTGCCAAGCCCCGCGGGAAAAAAACCATGGCGACGCATCTGGAGCGCCGGCTCGGCATGACCGGAGTGAAGGTCGGCCTTTTGCGGGAGGTCGTGTCAAAAGAAGACTTTGCCGATCCGGCGAAACTGGCCGCCGCGATCAAGTCGCTGTCGTTGAAACTGATTGCGACCAGGCCGCTGGCGGAGTCGATCAGTTCGGCCGGTGGCGTTATTTTTGAAGCGGTCGATGCCAGATTGATGTTGCGCGAGGTGCCGGGGGTCTTTTGCGCTGGAGAGATGCTGGATTGGGAAGCCCCGACGGGCGGGTATCTGCTCACGGCCTGCTTTGCCAGCGGCCGCGCAGCCGGCGCAGGAGCGGTGGCCTGGTTCACGCCCCGCTAA
- a CDS encoding acetyl-CoA carboxylase carboxyltransferase subunit alpha, with translation MRDYLEFEKPVREIEEKIEKLAAANSGKASTQEEIRKLRGKLAQVETQLYSTLTPWQRTQLARHPQRPSTLDYISELSRGFLELHGDRSFGDDRAIVGGFAKFNDRTVMIIGHQKGKTLKERMQRNFGMPNPEGYRKALRLMRLAEKFGHPIITFIDTPGAYPGIGAEERGQAEAIARNLLVMSRLKVPILSVVIGEGGSGGALALGVSDRVLMLEHSVYSVISPEGCAAILWDNPAKVPDAAMALKITAQDLMGLGVIDEIVPEPLGGAHREPKAVCDRVAKALTNQLFQLLDLPHNELLNQRDLKFRKIGAVEGLTALA, from the coding sequence ATGCGCGACTATCTCGAGTTTGAAAAGCCGGTCCGCGAGATCGAAGAGAAGATCGAAAAGTTAGCGGCGGCCAATTCAGGTAAAGCCTCCACGCAGGAAGAAATCCGGAAGTTGCGCGGGAAGCTTGCGCAGGTCGAGACCCAGCTCTATAGCACATTGACCCCCTGGCAGCGGACTCAACTCGCCCGCCACCCCCAGCGCCCCAGCACTCTCGATTACATCAGCGAACTCAGCCGCGGATTTCTGGAACTCCATGGGGATCGCTCCTTCGGAGACGACCGGGCCATCGTCGGGGGATTTGCCAAGTTCAACGACCGTACAGTCATGATCATCGGACACCAGAAGGGTAAGACGCTGAAGGAGCGCATGCAGCGAAACTTCGGCATGCCCAATCCAGAAGGCTATCGGAAAGCCTTGCGGCTGATGCGCTTGGCGGAAAAGTTCGGCCATCCCATCATTACGTTCATCGATACTCCGGGAGCCTACCCCGGCATCGGCGCGGAAGAACGCGGACAGGCGGAAGCCATCGCCCGCAATCTCCTGGTGATGTCGCGGCTCAAAGTCCCGATTCTGTCCGTCGTGATCGGCGAAGGCGGCAGCGGCGGCGCGCTGGCGCTGGGAGTGTCAGACCGCGTCCTCATGCTGGAACATTCGGTCTATTCGGTGATTTCTCCTGAAGGTTGCGCGGCTATTCTCTGGGACAACCCCGCCAAGGTCCCGGATGCGGCCATGGCCCTTAAGATCACGGCCCAGGACCTGATGGGGCTTGGCGTGATCGATGAGATCGTTCCCGAACCCTTAGGCGGAGCGCACCGTGAACCCAAAGCCGTCTGCGACCGGGTTGCGAAAGCCCTCACCAATCAACTCTTTCAACTGCTCGATCTCCCGCACAACGAACTCCTGAACCAGCGCGACCTCAAGTTCCGGAAGATCGGCGCCGTCGAAGGACTCACTGCACTGGCCTAA
- a CDS encoding DUF488 domain-containing protein, producing MAATLVRIKRIYEPAMKGDGYRILVDRLWPRGVSKVAAQIDLWMRGIAPSTVLRRWFNHDPAKWDEFCERYRIELREQQPLLDAVRQQAKEGPVTLVYSARDERFNQAAVIQLVLKQSITRKRSTT from the coding sequence ATGGCCGCGACCCTGGTCAGGATCAAGCGCATCTACGAGCCGGCGATGAAGGGCGATGGGTATCGGATTCTGGTGGATCGGCTGTGGCCGAGGGGTGTTTCGAAAGTCGCGGCACAGATCGATCTGTGGATGCGAGGCATTGCCCCGTCCACGGTCTTGCGGCGCTGGTTCAATCATGATCCGGCCAAGTGGGACGAATTTTGCGAGCGGTATCGGATCGAATTAAGGGAACAGCAGCCACTGCTCGACGCGGTCCGGCAGCAGGCGAAGGAAGGACCAGTGACGCTGGTGTATTCTGCCCGGGACGAACGATTCAATCAGGCGGCGGTGATCCAGCTGGTGTTGAAACAATCAATCACACGAAAGCGAAGCACGACATGA